CGGAAGCCGCCGTAGCAGGCGAGGAAGAGCCCGGAGACCAGGCCGCGACGCCGCGGGGTCGCCGACACCCACCACAGGATCGCGAACAGAACCGCGCCCTCGAGGATCGCCTCGTACAGCGACGAGGGATGCCGGGGGGCCGGCCCCATGCCGGGAAACGGCATGCCCCAGGGAAGCGACGTGACACGGCCGGGCAGCTCGGTATTGATGAAGTTGCCGATACGTCCGGCTCCCAGGCCGATAGGCACCAGCGGCGCCACGAAATCGGTCAGCTGGAAGAAGGCCAGGCGATGCTTGCGGGCGAAGAGCAGCATCGCCACCAGCACGCCGATCAGCCCGCCGTGGAAGCTCATGCCGCCATCCCAGACCTGGAACAGCCAGAGCGGGTCGGCCAGCAGCCGGTCGAGCCCGTAGAAGAAGGCGTAGCCCAGCCGCCCGCCGGCGACCACGCCGATGGCGGCATAGAAGATCAGATCGCCCACATCATCGCCCGAGAGCCCCACGCGGCTGGCGCGACGGCGGCCCAGCCACCAGGCGGCGACGAAGCCGATCACGTACATCAGGCCGTACCAGTGAATCTTGAAGGGGCCGAGGGCGATGGCCACCGGATCGATCGCGGGATAAGTCAGCATCTTGCATCCAGGTCGAAGGGTAAAAGGGGGTTGGTAAGACAGGCATCGAGCCATGAAGTGCCCAAGACTCGGGAGAGTGGTCCGAGCCTCAGCCAGAGACTCGCTCTCGCCCCGGCAGCCAGCGCCTGACCATCTTGACCAGGGCCTGGGGCCGGTAGGGCTTGGCCAGATAATCATCCATGCCGGCGGCCGCGAAGTGCTCCCGGTCGGCCTGGCTGGCATTGGCGGTCAGGGCGATCAGCACGCTGCGCCCGCGGCCATCGGCTTGCGCCTCTCGCTCGCGCCAGCGGCGACTGGTCTCCAGGCCATCCATCGAGGGCATGTAGATATCCATGAACACCAGGTCATAGAAACGTTCGGCGGCAAGCGCCAGTGCCCGATCGCCGCTGTCGGCCACATCCACATCGAAGCCCTCGGCCTCAAGCACATTGCGCGCCAGCATGCTGTTGACCGGGCCGTCATCGACGATCAACACCTTCGGCCAGGAGCAAGGCGCCTCCTCGGCACGGGACTCGGTCGACTGCCCCATCAGTTCGGGCACCGGTTCTGAGAGGCTGGCCACCAGCACGCCGACATCGGCCAGTCGCTCGCGCAGTCGTGCCTCGCCGGGGGCGCTGGCATGCTCGGAGATAAAGGCGTTGAGTTCCTGAATCACCGGTTCCAGCTCGCGCTGCAACAGGCTCATGTAGGTCGACTTGAGACGCGAGTCTTCCCGCGCCCGGTCGCGGGCCTGGGTCAGCTGGTCGACATAGCCGGGCGCGTCATCCAGCGGCTCGAGGATACCCAGCTCATGATCGTGGCGATCCCGCAGCGATAGCATCCGCAGCCCATGCCAGCCGCCGTGGCTGTCGTGCAGTCGCACCCGGGTCCATTCGGCCTCGGGGTCTTCGCAGCGCAGCAGACACTGGGTGCCCAACCCCTTGAGGTCGGCCTTCGGGCACCCCATCAGCTGCTCGAAGGCGGTGTTGGCATCCACCAGCACGTCATTACGCATGATGAAGGCCGGTGCCGAAAGGCCGGTGAGCATCTGGTCGAGATGGGGACGCTCGGCGAGCCGACTCAGGAGGTTATCGAGGCTGTCGAGCAGGGTCTCGAGACGCGTCACCGGGCCGCACGCCGGTCCGCCGTTCAGATGGGCCCGTTTGGGCTTGAGCCAGCTGGGCATCTCCTTGTGCACTTCGCGCAGCAGTCGCTCGAGACGCTCATAGGGCACCCCCAGATGCGTTTCCCAGCGCTGCAGTCGGTGGCGCACCATGACCAGGAAGATGCTGACGATCAGGCCGGTGCCGACCAATAGCACCAGCATGAGCAGTGCCTGAACGAGTGACAGGCTCTGCGCCGGGAGTGTCGCTCGCCAGATCATGCCCCAGGCGATGCCACACAGCAGGACCAGGCCCACCTCGGCCAGCAGCAAGGGCCAGAGCACCGGCCAGATCAGTCGCTGCCACAGGCTATCCGGACGCGTTTCCACTCGCATTGACTGCCTTCGGGTTCGTCGATGGAAGATGAAGAGAGTGTACGTGCCCGCGGGAGCCCTGTCATGACAGCCTTACACGCTAGCGGCGCCCTACCACCAACGGGCCGTGCCGCCGAGACGATCTCGCGCTTTGCAGCCACATCAGGGCGGGATAAGGTAGCGGCATGTGCCTGATCGCTTTCGACTACCGCCCCGACGCCCCCGCCTGGTTGCGCCTGATAGCGAACCGGGATGAATTCTTTTCACGGGCCACGGCGCCCCTGGACGCCTGGCCCGAGGCTCCGGAGATCGTCGGCGGCCGCGACCTGGTGGCCGGCGGCAGCTGGCTGGCGGTACACCGCAGGGGCCGGGTGGCCGCGGTGACCAACGTGCGCGACGCAGGT
The genomic region above belongs to Halomonas sp. YLGW01 and contains:
- the lgt gene encoding prolipoprotein diacylglyceryl transferase, translating into MLTYPAIDPVAIALGPFKIHWYGLMYVIGFVAAWWLGRRRASRVGLSGDDVGDLIFYAAIGVVAGGRLGYAFFYGLDRLLADPLWLFQVWDGGMSFHGGLIGVLVAMLLFARKHRLAFFQLTDFVAPLVPIGLGAGRIGNFINTELPGRVTSLPWGMPFPGMGPAPRHPSSLYEAILEGAVLFAILWWVSATPRRRGLVSGLFLACYGGFRFLIEFVRLPDPQLGFIAWNWLTMGMLLSLPMILAGVLLILWSRRCPVDDARPVDPASA
- a CDS encoding response regulator, with protein sequence MRVETRPDSLWQRLIWPVLWPLLLAEVGLVLLCGIAWGMIWRATLPAQSLSLVQALLMLVLLVGTGLIVSIFLVMVRHRLQRWETHLGVPYERLERLLREVHKEMPSWLKPKRAHLNGGPACGPVTRLETLLDSLDNLLSRLAERPHLDQMLTGLSAPAFIMRNDVLVDANTAFEQLMGCPKADLKGLGTQCLLRCEDPEAEWTRVRLHDSHGGWHGLRMLSLRDRHDHELGILEPLDDAPGYVDQLTQARDRAREDSRLKSTYMSLLQRELEPVIQELNAFISEHASAPGEARLRERLADVGVLVASLSEPVPELMGQSTESRAEEAPCSWPKVLIVDDGPVNSMLARNVLEAEGFDVDVADSGDRALALAAERFYDLVFMDIYMPSMDGLETSRRWREREAQADGRGRSVLIALTANASQADREHFAAAGMDDYLAKPYRPQALVKMVRRWLPGRERVSG